TTACTTGTTGGATCCAGCCCTACACTAGGAGTTAGGtaatatatacaattattttcAAGTAGATTACTTTATGTTGCTCTAACGTGTTCTTTTCATCAGTGCACTGTTAAACTAATCAAAACTCTACACATGTATATTCCCTTACAATAGCAGCACACACTACCGCTATCTGCAAAGCCATCACTCTCAAATGACATAGggagtaaaaggaaataaaaagcagaggagTAACATATTAAGGAGAAATCATGGGAATTAGAAGATCCATGCAGTTCAGCTCTTTTTAATCAGCCAGCCAGTTTGCTAGCAACAAGAGATGGTTTCCGTTGAGGAAGGTCCTGTGGAGTGGGAATGTGGTCACCAGTGACCTCTGTCTTATCCGGGGTTGCAGTAGGAAGTTGCTTGTTCTTCATTTTTGCTTTAGCCATGTTGTAATCCCcagaatcaaaatatttttgcCCTTTCTGCAATCGTTTCCTTAAAAAATCGGAACCTCCAGGCTTTTGTCCCAGATGAGGATACcttgcttttaattttgcttcttcAGCTTTCTCTGGGCTAGTCACTTtatcttccatttccttctgctcCTCCGCGGAGGTTGCCTCGGGGACTTCTGCAGACAtactcctccctcttcctccgcTTCTCCAGCTCTGCGACGCCCAAGCACTTCCTTCTTGCCTtcctgattttatatatatattttaatagagatcattccttttcctttttgattctGGTACCAAGAAGTAGGCTGCTGCTGTAACAATACCTAAAAATGTGGAAGGGGCTTTGCAAACTGGGTAGTGAGTAGAGGCTTTAGGAGCTTTTGAGAGACATGCTAATAAAAGCCTGAGTTACTGTGAGGACAATATTGGTGGAACTATAGATGTTAGAGGTGATTCTAATACggattcagaaagaaaagaggagagctTGAGAGGCAGTCTATCTTCTTAGAGAACAAACAAATAATTATGAACAGAATGTTGGTAGAAATATGGACATTCAAGGTCATTCTGGTGAAGTCTCAGATGGAAATGAAGAACATTTTGCTGGAAACTAAGAAAAGATAACCACGTGATAAAGGGCAAAGAACTTGGTTGAACCggtgttctagttctgtgaaaaacagaaCTTGCAAGCAATAGAAATGAGTATTTAGTTCAGCAGCAGGGATTTGCACTACTCTTGTCTTCTGGCTCACTTATCTGTTGCCCTGTATCATTCaatctactgttgattcctttgaatgtattttttatttcagttattgtgctCTTCACCTCTATTTGGTTGTTTGGCTCTTTGTTAAAAACTTTTAACTTCTCACTTAGTGCATCCATtcatactgtggaaaacagtatggaggtttctaaaaaaaaaaactaaaaatagaattaccatatgactcagcaatctcactcctgggtacatatctggaaaatacaaaattctactcgaaaatatacatgcaccccaatgttcatggcagtatTATTCAACTTTGAAGACACAGAAGCCACCTAAgggtccattgacagatgaatggaatgcacatatatacaatggaataccactcagccataaaaaagaataaattgttGCCATTTCCAGCAGTATGGATGGACCTGGGCAGAGctctatgctaagtgaaataagtaagacaAAAACactgtgatatcacttatatgaggaatctagtgaataaaagacaaaagaagcAGACTTagagatatagagaacaagcCAGTGGTTACAAACTGGGAAAGGGGAAGGGCATGATAgaataggggattaagaggtacaagctttaagtgtaaaataagctacaaggatatattgtaccacATGGAAATAACAgtagatattttataataactataaatggaatataacctttacaAATTGTGGATTACTATATCAGACACAACATATagcaactatattttaaaaattggtttttataataaaataaaatggaatataaaaaatgggTTTTTAGCTGTAGAGGTTGCTCATTAAAGTTTTAAAGGAGCAGTGTGGTTCCTCCTGACTGCTTATAATAAAATGCAAGAAGAGGGAGCTGAACTGAAGAAGGAGTTGTTGAGCAAAAAGGAAGCAGCACTTGAATACTTAGAAATTTTTCAGTCtacacattttacaaaaaaaaaaaaaaaaaagagtaagctttttctaaagaaaacacaGGGTATTTCAACCATTGAAAATAAGACTAATAGGGGTTGGAATCAAAAAATTATCCACCACCTCAGCAAAAACCAGGAATAGATATAGGATTTTATTAGCAGAAACATTGCCAATCAGGGGTACTGAGACAGGATGAAATGAAAGAAGGCTGTTAAACTGCTTAGATTTTATAAGAGGGACACATAGAGCTATTTGGCTGCAAATGTACACTATtctttaagaaacagaaagactCCAAAGGCCATTCACAGATCATCAGATTGCTTCTTAAGCTTCGAAGCATGGGCCATCACCTTTGTTTCAACAGGCCATATGGCCTCCAACTGAAGCCTTGGGGATGAGACCTCCATCTGGCAAAGCCACAGGACTGCCACCCCAGTGGGTCCAGAAGGTGGAGAATGGAGCCAAAGAGGATTATTCCCAAGaaaatttataaacaataaatgctggaaagggtatgcagaaaagggaactcttacATTGCTGGGGGGAATgtaattgatacagccactatggagaacagtagagaggttccttaaaaaagtaaaaatagaactatcatgacccagcaatcccactcctgggcatacacctggagaaaaccataactgcAAAAACACATGGCCCTCAATGCTCAAGGCAGCACTCTTTACAGTAGCCAGgccacggaagcaacctaaacatgcACCAGCAGAGCAATGGACAAAGCATGgacgtgtatgtatgtatgtatgtatgcaagcATGCGCGTTAGGCTGCCTTAGTTGtctttgactctctgcaaccctatggactgtagcccaccaggctcctccgtccatgcaattctccaggcaagaatactggagggggttgccatgccgtcctccagtgtcacttccagacccagggatgaacccacatTTCTAACAcctcctggcaggcaggttcctcaccactagtgccacctgggaaacctaattgtgtgtgtgtgtgtgtgtgtgtgtatcagttcagttcagtagagttgctcagtcgtgtccaactctttgcgaccccagggactgcagcacagcaggcttccctgtccatcaccaattcccagaccttgctcaaactcatgtccatcaagtcggtgatgccattcaaccatctcatcctctgtcgtccccttctcctcctgccctcaatctttcccagcatcggggtcttttcaagtaagtcacttcttcgcatcaggtggccagagtattggagttttagcttcaacatcagtccttccaaagaatattcaggactgatttcctttaggattgatttgtcagatctccttgcagtccaagggactttcaagagtattctccaacaccacagttcaaaagtatcaattcttcggcactcagctttctttatagtccaactttcacatccatacatgactactggaaaaacaatagctttgaccaaacagacctttgctggcaaactaatgtctctgctttttaatatgctgtcataacttttcttccaaggagcaagcatcttttaatttcatggctttagtcaccatccgcagtgattttggagccccaaaaaataaagtctgacactgtttccactgtctccccatctatttcccatgaggtgatgggaccagatgccatgatcttagtttgctgaatagtgagttttaagccagctttttcatgctcctctttcactttcatcaagaggctctttagttcagaAGAACtaaactttctgccataagggtgatgtcatctgtgtatctgaggttgttgatatttctcctggtaatcttgattctagcttgtgcttcatccagcctggtatttcacatgatgttctctgcatataagttaaataagcagggtgacaatatacagccttgacgtactccttttcctatttggaaccagtctgttgttccatgtccagttctgactgttgcttcctgacttgcatacagatttctcaagaggcaggtcaggtggtctggtattcccatctctttaagaatattccacagtttgttgtggtccacacagtcaaaggctttggcatagtcaataaagcagaagtagatgtttttctggaactctcttgcttttttgatgatccaacaaatgtgggcaatttgatctctggttcctctgccttttctaagggcagtttgaacatcaggaagttcagtttacatactgttgaagcctggcttggagaattttgagcattactttgctagcgtgtgagatgagtgcaattgtgtggtagtttgagcagtctttggcattgcctttctttgggattggaatgaaaagtgaccttttccagtcctgtggccaccgctgagttttccaaatttgctggcataatgagtgcagcactttcatagcatcatcttctaggatttgaaatagctcaactggaattccatcacctccactagctttgttcgtagtgatgcttcctaaggcccacctgactttgcattccagatgtctggctctaggtgagtgatcacatcatcaggATTATCTGGGggatgaagatctttttagtacagttcttctgtgtattcttgccacctcttcttaatatcttctgcttctgttaggtccatactgtttctgtcctttattgagcccatctttgcatgaaatgtttctttggtacctctaattttcttgaagagatctctagtctttcccattctattgttttcctctatttctttgcactgatctctgaggaaggctttcttatctctccttgccattctttggaactctgtattcacatgagtatatctttccttctctcctttgcctttcgcttctcttcttttcacagctatttgttaggccttctcagacaaccattttgcctttttgcatttctttttcttggggttggttttgatccctgcctcctggacaatgtcatgaacctccatctatagtttttcaagcactctgtctatgagatctaatccctttcatctatttctcacttccactgtataatgtataatgtatataagtgtgtgtatgtgtgtgtgtgtatgtgtgtatctatctatctatctatctatctatatatatatatatatatatatatagacaaagGAATATGAAACATAACAAGGAACAAAATCAAGTCATCTGTAGAGATGTGGATaaatctagagactgtcatacagagtgaagtgagtcagaaaaacaaatactgtatattaacacacctatgtggaatctagaaaaaatggtacagctTAACCTATTTGCaccagggtttctctggtggctgagctggtaaagaatcctcctgcaatgcgagacctggggtcaatccctgggttgggaagatcccctggaaaagggaacggctacccactccagtattctgacctggagaattccacggactgtatagtccatggggtcacaaagattcagacatgactgagtgactttcactttcacctatttgcgaagaaagaaacaaacacaagTATACAGAACATACATATGAATGTGAAGGGGTGAAGAGGAGGGCtgggtgaattgggagattgggactgaaatacattactatgtgtaaaacagaagactgatgagaacctactgcatagctagggaactctgctcagtgctctgcggTCACCTAACTGGGAGGGAAATCAGAGAGTgggtacatgtacacatataactgattcactttgctgtacggcagaaactaacgcaacactCTTCAGCAGCTACACTGAAGGAAGCTGCCTCGCTAGGTTTGGGTTTGCCTGGGACCCGTCACCCTGGCCTTCTTTCCTGTTCCTTCTGGAGTGGGACTGTCTGTGCCTGAACCACCACTGCATCTCAGAAGCACATCATTGTCTGATGTCGCAGGTTCACAGCCAGAGAAGAGTTTTTGTCTCAGAATGAAATGTACCTTGAATCTCATCCATATCTGGTTTATATGGTCTGTAGATCAGACTCTGGACTTCAGCGTTGATGCTAGAATGAACTGAGGCTTTGGGGGCTGTGTGGACAGAACGATGTATTTTGCACATGATAAAGACATGAATTTTGGGCAGCTAGAGGCACACTGCTTTGAACCGAACTGTGTCACCTCCCCAAATTCGTATACTGAAACCCTCATCGCCCGTGTGACTGTATTGGAGATAGGGTTTCCAAGATATTAGGGTTAAAAGAAGTCAAAAGGGTACTAATCTGATATATTGGAACTGATGTCCCTATAAAAGTGGAAGAGTCATCAGCTCTCTCTGACCTGTGACAACAGAGTGAGAAGGCAGCCCcccacaagccaggaagagagcgcTTGCCATTAGCAGACCCGGCCAGCACCTTTATCTTAGACTTaacagcctccaaaactgtaggaaaataaatttgttttttaaatcatccAGTCTATGGCATTACATTATGGCAACCTAAGTAGACTAAGATAGGATTTTAAACAGACTTAAAAGTCATTTTAAGAGTGctcaacatttttcatttttatctggaATGAATTCATCTCCTgactggttatttttttttactgtcttcatatctcatattttatttcagtttgatGGCTCACCTcgaatacaaatttttaaagctCCTCCTCCACCCTTGccattctcatttaatcttcttcAGCTGCCCCGATCTAACTCCCTGAAGCTACtaaagaaagatttttatatCAGTAGTACAGAGCTTCATCAGCATGGATATTGGGAATGTCAGAGTCAGCCCCAGTACTTTAAGGCTAATTCAGTTCCTGCCTTATACACGGTTCCCTAGGCAGTTTTTCGGTTTTTATGGGCCtagtttatttttaactgtttagGATTTTCTGGTATCTCGTTAGTAGATCAGAGCTAGATACTAGGTAGTTCCTGGATTACATACTTGCTAGCCTGAAAGAACTGCCCCTCCCAATGTCAGCCAGTTTTTTAGGGACAATAAACAACTATCCCTTGCATGTGCTTTTCAAATGTAAACCAAACAATCCAGAGTCCATATCCCCAACCACCTCCTTTCTTGGGCTCTTACACTCCAGGGCAATATCCTCTTGTCTCAATCACTCCAGAGGCTAAGTACCAGACAATAAAGGCCTATGCCCCCAGAGACTGCTGAAATTACTCACACTAGCCAATCCTAAGCCTGCTTACACTGCCTCAGTTGCACCTGTCCATGGAAACCACAGTGAAGGCTCCTGCCCACAATTTCTCCCATACCTTCTACCTCCTGACCAGCTTTGGAGCTTCTCCATGGGCCCCCGCCCAACCCTGCAGGGTGTGCTATGCCTCCTGTTTCTAAGGATCCTCATAAACACTCatttccaagtctgtgagtcttacGGTacatgattcaaataaattccaAGTACTGTCAAAACTATGAAAGTGCaaggcttagtcactcagttgtgtccaactctttgcgacctcatggactataacccaccaggctccgtggtccatggaattctccaggcaagaacactggagtgggttgccgttcccttctccaggggatcttccccaccccagtctcctgcattacagagtCTTTacatgtgagccaccagggaaaccgacTATCAAAATGATGATGTACTacttaaaagacagaaaaagtaaCTTGTGGTAGTAGAAAACATGCATCTCAGAACTTGGTTAACTTTAGTACATTTAACAAAACAATTGTAAAGTTTTGGGGAATTGGCAATGTGTTGCTTTtatcatattttgaatattatcaaGAGTTCAAATCAATATTGGGTTATTACATTGAAATATAATTGTGGTAATAGTTGCTTAGTTGGtgagtagtgtccaactctgcgaaccatggactgcagcctgccaggctcttctgtccattaggattctctaggcaagaatactgaagtgggttgccatcctctcctcaaggggatcttcccaagccagggatggaaaaCAGGTCTCTCTCATtataggcgaattctttaccatcaagccactagggaagttctacattaataacacattaaaaatcagtcagtcagttcagtcgctcagtcatgtccaactctttgggaccctatgaaac
The nucleotide sequence above comes from Cervus elaphus chromosome 17, mCerEla1.1, whole genome shotgun sequence. Encoded proteins:
- the LOC122673612 gene encoding cAMP-regulated phosphoprotein 19-like; this encodes MSAEVPEATSAEEQKEMEDKVTSPEKAEEAKLKARYPHLGQKPGGSDFLRKRLQKGQKYFDSGDYNMAKAKMKNKQLPTATPDKTEVTGDHIPTPQDLPQRKPSLVASKLAG